The Miscanthus floridulus cultivar M001 chromosome 7, ASM1932011v1, whole genome shotgun sequence genome includes a region encoding these proteins:
- the LOC136465994 gene encoding subtilisin-like protease 3, translating to MGLGEDRIRKIVEPAHASCAETGEIAAKDLNYPSIMIVTGYDLRQVEAKRTVTNVGEAEETYSAEVFAPGVDVAVNPSTLAFSDIGQKRDFVVTVKREANTPTKAVVEGELKWVSEKHAVRSPMVIVVGETSASSAGHSYSADVPAGIES from the coding sequence ATGGGCCTCGGCGAGGACAGGATACGCAAAATCGTCGAGCCGGCGCACGCCTCGTGCGCGGAGACCGGGGAGATCGCGGCGAAGGACCTGAACTACCCTTCCATCATGATCGTCACGGGCTACGACTTGCGGCAGGTGGAGGCGAAGCGGACGGTGACGAACGTGGGGGAGGCCGAGGAGACGTACAGCGCGGAGGTATTCGCTCCGGGCGTCGACGTAGCGGTGAACCCGTCGACTCTGGCGTTCAGCGACATTGGCCAGAAAAGGGACTTCGTTGTCACGGTCAAGAGGGAGGCGAACACGCCGACGAAAGCGGTGGTCGAGGGGGAGCTGAAGTGGGTGTCCGAGAAGCATGCCGTGCGGAGCCCCATGGTCATCGTCGTTGGAGAAACTTCCGCGTCTTCTGCCGGTCACTCTTACAGTGCCGATGTACCGGCAGGTATCGAGAGTTAG
- the LOC136465995 gene encoding subtilisin-like protease, translating into MTPRFHLALLIVLCSSHLISSIRRASDNDNPLAAYLVAVRRPDGLVGVDEPEALEQWHTQLLEQVCNTSDPATAERFPTAESRLIYSYSHVVSGFSAWLTRKEAEDMARLPWFVEIIPDKSYKLMAVDTPASSELLCLDNVRDGVWSEGNMGDGMIIGILDAGVAAGDITASSEAEGMLPPPVKWKGKCDNNQAYNNKLVGFRTFVDTSDAHGNSLQRASVLGIDYDEAFAVAPKAHLALYHVCNEECHPKEVRAGMDAAVDDGVDVISMSFNSTETARCSTTMP; encoded by the coding sequence ATGACACCCCGGTTTCACCTCGCCCTCCTCATCGTTTTGTGTTCGTCTCACCTCATCTCGTCCATCCGTCGAGCGTCCGACAATGACAACCCGCTCGCCGCATACCTCGTCGCCGTCCGCCGCCCGGACGGTCTGGTTGGCGTCGACGAGCCGGAGGCGCTCGAGCAATGGCACACGCAACTCCTCGAGCAGGTGTGCAACACTAGCGACCCGGCGACCGCGGAGCGGTTCCCGACGGCGGAGTCGCGCCTCATCTACTCGTATAGCCATGTGGTGAGCGGGTTCTCGGCGTGGCTCACACGGAAGGAGGCCGAGGACATGGCGAGGCTCCCCTGGTTCGTCGAGATCATCCCGGACAAGAGCTACAAGCTTATGGCCGTCGACACTCCGGCTTCTTCGGAGCTTTTGTGTCTTGACAATGTGAGGGATGGCGTGTGGAGCGAGGGCAACATGGGCGACGGTATGATCATTGGCATCCTTGACGCCGGCGTCGCCGCTGGCGACATCACTGCCAGCTCCGAAGCCGAAGGGATGCTACCGCCTCCGGTCAAGTGGAAGGGCAAGTGTGACAACAACCAAGCATACAACAACAAGCTGGTTGGGTTCAGAACATTCGTAGACACAAGTGATGCGCATGGAAATTCCCTGCAGCGCGCATCCGTTCTTGGAATCGATTACGACGAGGCGTTCGCGGTGGCGCCGAAGGCGCACCTCGCGTTGTACCACGTGTGCAACGAGGAGTGCCACCCGAAAGAAGTAAGAGCAGGGATGGACGCCGCGGTGGACGACGGCGTCGACGTCATATCGATGTCCTTCAACAGCACCGAGACAGCACGGTGTTCCACGACGATGCCGTGA